The Halorubrum sp. BV1 nucleotide sequence GCAACCCGACGCTCATCAGTTCGACCCCGTGAGCGGTCGGCGGTTCGATCCGGTCGTCACCGTTGACGGTCGCCACGCCGGGGTCCTCGTCGACGCCGAGCATCTGCGGGACGTTCGGGCCGTACACGTCGGCGTCGAACAGCCCGACGTTCGCTCCCCGATCCGCCAACCCGGCGGCGAGGTTGACGGAGACGGTGCTCTTTCCGACCCCGCCCTTGCCGGAGGCGACGGCGATCACGTTTTTCACCTCGGGCAGTACCGAGGACTCGCCAGCGTCGAGACGCGGCACCGTCGCGGAGAGGCGCGCGTCGAGCCCCGCCTCCTCGACCACCTCGCGAACGCGGTCTGCGATCGCGGCCTCCTCCGGCGCGTGCGGCGCGCCGAGCGCGAGTTCGATCGACGCGGTTCCGTCGTCGACGGCGCTATCGGTGACGAGCCCGGCGCTGACGATGTCTACGCCGAGCGCGGGATCGTCGATGGTGCGGAGGCGGTCGCGGAGGTCTGAATCGGTGATGTCTGTAGATGTCATTGGTGAATCGGCTACGCGTGTTCGGTGTCCGACGGGCGGTCGTCCGACTGTGCTACGACTTCGCTTGCGTCCCACGCGGCGAACGTCCGTGCAAGCCGTGTGATCCCGGCGAAGACGCCTTCGGCCGTATCCTGTTCTGCAACCGCCTCGTCGAACCGGTCGAGCCATCCCAACCGGGAGAGCGTCTGCGCTTGGAGATCGCACACGGCCTCGACGGCCGGCCCGTCGCCACCGCCTTCGAGGAGCGTCGCCTCGCGCTCACACAGCGCGCGCATGAACTCGAAGCACGCGGCCACATGGTCGGGGATGCCGTCGCCTCGCCGGGGCGAGAACCCCGCGGCGGCGTACAGCTGTGCCATGTCTGCGGCCGGGTCGCCGAGGAGTTCGCCTGCCTCGCCGGCGGTGTGGTACCGCGAGTCCGACTCGAACTCCTCGCTCGGATCGGCCGCGTGGGCCGACGCGAACGGCGGGACGTAGTGGCTCCCGGGGACGACGAACAGGGTGTCGTACCCGATGGCGAGGGAGTCTGCGTCGTGGCCGTCTCCGCCCGGAATCGCCTGCTCGCCGTCGATCGGGAGCGCGTCGGCGACGGCCGTGAACGCGTCCCGCTCGAACGCCTCGGCGATCGTCTCCGTCTCGCCGTCGAAGGCCGCTGCCAGCAGCCCGTACAGCCGAGCGCGAGCCGTCGCCAGCGCCGCTCCGTCCGGGCCGTCCGTGGCGTTCGCGTCGTCTGGATCGCCCGGATCGTTCGCATCGCTCGCGTCGTCCGGATCGGCCGCGTCGTTCGTGTGTGCGGACATCTCAGATCACCGCCGCTCCACGTCGACGAAGGCGTCGTACTGCGCGTTGCTCCCGCCGACGAGATCCGAGAGTCCCGTGTCGCCGAGTTCCTCGTCGAGCGGCTGGACGTGGTTGATCGCGAAGCCGGCGTCGCGGCCTTTCGCGTACCCCGCTTCTTCGGTCATCGGCTCGTCGAACTGATAGTCGCTGTGGCCGTCGGCCTCGACGGCCGACCGCGTCTCGCCGTCGACCGTCTCCGCGGTCGCTCCGTCGCCGGTCCGTCCCCAGCCCCACATCGCGCCGACGACGCCGGGGCGGATGCCGCTCGTGACCATCGCGACAGCGTCGACGGTCTCGCGTCCGGCGTCGAGGGCGATCTCGTCGCCGTTTTCGATACCGCGCTCCTCGGCGTCTCGCGGGTTGATCCACACCGGATTCTCCGGCCGCGTCTCGCGGAGCCACGGGCTGTTCTGGGTGCGGTGCATTCCTTGGGTCCGCGGCTTCCAGTTTATCAGTCGCAGCGGGCGCTCCCGCTCGTCGTCGCCGCGCACCGCGGCCTGCACGGTGCCGTCGTAGTGCTCGACGTCGTCGACCTTCGGAAGCGGGTCGAACCGCTCGCCGGTGAACGAGTGTTTTCCGTTCGGCACGACCTCGCTGTAGAAGTCGACGCGCGACTCCAGTTTGTACCGCATGTGCTCGCCGTCGTAGGCGTTCGAATCGCGCGTTCGCTCGGCGTAGTCGTAGTCGTGTCCGTGTTCGCCGAACGCCTCGTCGTAGCCCTCGGCCGGTTCCTCGAAGCGCCCGCCGCGGTTCAATACAGTGACCACCTTCGGCCACTCCTCGTCCGTGACCGCGGCCTTCCAGCGGTCGAGGTCGAACTGGTCGCCGAGGCCACTCTCGTGGCTCTCGCGGAACACCCGACGCTCGTCTGCGCTCGCGTCCGGGACCGGATCGCGGTCGTACGCGATGTTGGCGGCGAGTTTCACGTAGAAGTCTTCGGCTCGTTCGAGCGGCCACAGGTCGCCCTCGGCGTCGGCGATCGCGTCCTCGCCGACGCCGGGCAGACCGAGTTCCGACCACAGGTCGATCAGCACGTCTTCGAACGGACGCGCGTCGGGGACGACGGACACCGCCGGCTGGCTGATCTTCTCGTCTGCCAGCCGCTTGTTCGGATACGTGCCGAAGTTCTCCCACCGTTCGAGGTAGGTCGGCTCGGGCAGGATGTAGTCGGCGTACTGGCTCGTCTCGCCGATGACCGTGTCCGAGGCGACGATAAGCGGGATCGCGTCGGTGTCTCTGAGGATCGACGGAATCTCGTCCCCGCCGGCGACCGCCATCACGTGGTTGTTCGAGTACGGTCGGATGAACAGCGCCTCGACGCCGTACGGGTACTCGTCGGCGGCGCTACCGTAGAGTTCTTGGGTCGCCTGCGGCGGCGCAACGGGGAACCACGGCCGCTTCGCCGGGTAGCCGCCGTCGCGCTCGAACAGCGAGGTGTCCTCGTAGTTGACCCCTCCGCGGAGCAGCGGGATCCCCCACGGCGAGTGCCCGTCGGGCACCGACCCGAGATCGTATCGGCCCGACATCGTGTTGTAACCCGCGTACGGCGTGATCTGCCCACCCTTCCAGTCGTAGTTGCCGATGAGATGCTGCAGGGTGGCGATCGCCCGCGTATTGTAGAAGCCGTTCGTGTGCTTCGCCGGCCCGCGGTACGCCATGATCGCGGCGCGCTTGCCGTGGCTCGTGAACTCGTCTGCGATCTCCGCGATCTGTTCGGCCGGCACGCCGGCCATCTCCGCGTACTCCTCGACCGTGTGTTCGAAGACGCGCTCGCGGTACTGGTTCCAGACGCTCCGCACCGCCGCGTCCTCGAGGCTCACGTCCACGTCGAGGACGGCCGTGTCGACCTCGCTCGCGGGGCGGGGCTCGCCGGTGTCGGCGTCGAGCACGACGAAGTCGTCCGCGGTGTCGGCGTCCTCTGGAACGAGCCCGAGGTCGCCGGCTCGGGCCTTCGGTCCCGCGGGCTCGTCGACGAGAACGAGGTGGGTCGCGTCGCTCCACGTCGGCTCGTCGTCCTCGCTCGCGGCAGACTGCGAGGGGTTCTGAAGGTACGTCAGGTCGTGGCGGTCGTTCTCGATGATCCACCGAGCCATCCCGAGCGCGAGCGCCCCGTCTGCACCGGGCTCAACCGGCACCCACGTGTCGGCCTTCTCGGCGGTTTTCGACAGGCGCGGGTCGACCACGTCCATCCGCATTCCGTCTTCGATGGCGTTCGTCAGCTTCGGCGCGAGCCACGTCGGCCCCTTGTTCGCGACCATCGGGTTGGTTCCCCATGCGATGAGGTACTCGCAGTTGTCGATGTCGGGGTACTGCCGCTTCTTTTGTGCGGCGTGCGAGCGCACGTTACCCATCACGCTCGAGACGCCGCAGGTCCCGGCGTGGTGGATGCTGTTTATCGATCCGAGTCCCTGGTGCCAGAGTCGGTTTCGGATGAAGTTGCGGCGGAACCCGCCCACGTCGACGATCTGGTTCGACTTCGGCCCCAAGTCGGGATGGTCGGTGTCGATGAGGACGTCGGCGTACCGCTCGTCGAACGCCGACTTGGACAGCTCGCCGTTCTGGACGGCCTCCCAGTCACTCATCACGTCCTCCTTCGGAACGTACCCCCAGATGTCTTCGAGCCCGGGATGACCCAGCTCGTCGTCGCCCTCGACGATGTCTTGGAGGGCCTGCTCCCACGAGACCGTCTTCCACTCGCCCGAACCGCGCGGACCGACCCGCTTCATCGGCTTGCGAACCCGGTAGCTGTCGAAGGCCGTTTGGATGCCCGCCTGTCCCTTCAGGCAGATCCGACCGCCGGAGAGCGACCACCGGTCGGTGTCGACGTCGCCGCTCCCCTCGACGTCGCCCATCGCCACGTCTCCCGGGTCGCTCCCGTAGGGGACCTGCGAGAACGGCTGGGTGTTGAGGAACGAGTACGGGTTCCCCGCCAGCTTCCGGACGAGCGAACTGTACTCACCGGTGCCGCTCCCGTCGGCGAGTTGCACCTTGATCGGGCAGAACGTGTTACACTGCCCGCAGGTGGTGTGGATCACGTCGCTCGCGTCGTACTCGCCGTACTCGTCGCCGACGTAGTGGTGTTCGTCGTCGGTCCACAACTCGTCGACGTCCACGTCGACCGCGGCGTTGCTCGCCGCCGCGATGACACCGATACTCCCGACCGCCTTGATCAAGTCCCGGCGCGAGACGGTCGCACCGTCTCCGTCGGAATCGTCTGCGCTCATTCGTGGTCACCTCCAGAAAGCGGGGTCAGCGGAAGCGTCTCTGCACCGAGCGTGTACAACAGCAGCCCGACGCCGATCATGCCGATGCTCGTCCCCCACTCGACGAGCGTCGGGAAGTACGCTCCGTGGGGCAGTCCCTCCATCACCGGCATGATCTGCGCCGGAACGACGATATTGAACCGCACCGCGATGATTCCGATGACGACGCTCAGGCCGGCGATCACCATCACTCCCGGCGTGCGCCGCCACGATCGCTTGCTCAACAGGACCATCGGGAACACCCAACTGAATCCGACCATGAACCACCAGAACGACCACGACATCGGCCCGTACATGATGACGTTCCAGGTCTCGATCTCATGAGGGTGGAGGCTGGCTATCGCGATGAACGTCTCGATGGCCGTCAGCGCCGCGTCGACGACGATGAAGCCGATCAGTAGCTGCGCGAGGCGATCGAGCAGATCCGGGTTGACCGCCTCGCCGTCGAACAGTCGGGTCCGGAGCACGTAGATCAACATCACCAAGGCGGTCCCGCTGAGAAGCGCCGAGATGACGAAGATCACCGGGAACAGCCCGCTGTTCCAGTACGGTCGGGCCTTCGAGACGGCGAACAGCACGCCGGTCCCGCCGTGAACCATGAAAATGGCGAGCGGAATCCCAACGACGCCCGCCCGCTTCAGCCACCGCTGGTCGAACGCCTGTGACGCCTCGCTCGTGTCCAGCCGCCCGAGCGCGAGCGTCGCGTAGAACTGCTCTTTGAGACCCGAGGTGCGATTCGCGACGCGCGCGAGGTCGATCCGCATCGAGAAGTACAGCTCCGTGACCAGAATGCCGATGTATGCCACGTAGGCGTGGACCTCCCACGAGAGCGCGGAGGTCAGCTGACGCCACAGGAACGGGAAGTACATCCGATCCATCCGCCCGAGGTCGATCCAGACGAAGAGCAGCGCGACGGCCATGCTGATGATCGCAGCGAACAGCGCGTCGCGGTCAATGCGGTGCATCCCCTCGACCTCGAAGACGTTGGCCATCGTGCTCACGAGGAACGCGCCGGCCGAGAGACCGACGAAGTAGATGTAGAAGGCAACCCACGCCCCCCACGGCACGATGCTCGTGAGGTTGGTGCTCGCCATTCCCCCCGTGATCCGGAGGTACGTCGCGTACGCGCCAACGGCGACGAGCGCGATGACGAAGGCGTACCACGCCACGCGGAGCCGCCCGTCCTCGAACCCGGGATCGAAGTCGAATCGTGTGTGTTGTGTTGCCATCGTCCTATTTGAGGTAGTAGACGTTGGGGTCCGTTCCCTCGTCTTCTTTCAGTTGGAACGCACGGGAGGAGTCGGCCATCTTCGCGACCTCGCTTTCGGGGTTGTCGAGATCTCCCATGTTCCGCGCGTCGCCGATGCAGGTCTCGACGCAGGCCGGCTCCTCGCCGCGCTCTAAGCGGTGCGTACAGAAGCTGCACTTGCGGATGTTGCCGATCGGCGATTTCCCCTCTTCGCGCGGTCCCCGATCGACGCCGTACTCGGGGCTCGTTACTTCACCCGCCCCGTCGACTTCGTCGTCGTAGTTCTCGCCGAAGTCGAAGTACCGCGCGCCGTACGGACAGGCGATGTTGCAGTACCGGCAGCCGATACACCGGTCGTAGTCGATGTTGACCACGCCGTCGTCCATCTTGTACGTCGCCGAGACCGGACACACCTGCACGCACGGCGGGTTGTCACACTGCATGCACGGGCGCGGAACGTTCGTGCGCGTGACGTTCGGGAACTCGCCGTGTTCCTCCTCCATCACGACGTTGTACGACACGCCCGGCGGGGTCCGGTTCTCGGACTTGCAGGCGACCGTACACGAGTCACAGCCGACGCACTTCTGGAGGTCTATCACCATCCCCCACGTCTCGTCGCCCGCGCCGATCCCGCCGCCCGCGTCGTCTTCTGCGTCGACCTGCGCCGACTCCGTCGACACGGTGTCCATCGACCCGACGGCACAGCTCAGCGACTCGGCCGTCTCCGTCGAGACGGTCTGGTCGCCGGCGTCGACAGCGGGGTTCGGCGTCTCCCGGTACGCCTCGCCGAACTCATCTGCGGCCGCCTCGTCGTACTTCTCCCAGTACTCGTCGCCGGTGATCTCTCCCCGAGCGACGCGCTTCGCGTCCTCGGCCATCGCGACACCGAGGTCCGTGTCCGCCTCGACGTCTGCGAGCTCCGCTCTCGGATCGGGCCGCTCGTCTTCCACCATCGCGTCGAGGTCCGCCTTCCCGACGTCCGGAACACCGGGGAAGACGTCCCCGTCGTCTGCGGTGCTCATCGCCACCACCCGTGACCACTCGTCGCGCCGGCGGACGGTCGACCCGGCCGGTCGGTTCTGGCGTTCATACACGTATACGTACGCAGACACCGGTGGAAAGGGTGGTACCAATACTGTTTGATACGGGCCGCCGCCCGGAGTTCACCCCATATTGCGGGTACCAATACTGTTTGGATTGGAGTGTCGGACGCGTCACGCGCGGTCGAGGGAGACGCGCGCGCCAACCACGAACTGTTATCTGCGAGAACGCGAAACGTATCGGACATGAACGGGCTGAGCCAAGCCGAGCGGTCAGTCGGTCCGACCGGAGCCTCCGACCGTCTGACGCCCACACGGATCACATGAACTGGATCATCGCCTGCTCTATCGTTCTGCGGCTTCTCGGCGTCGGATACTCCGTCCTGCTTCTCGTCCGCACCCGCGACCGCCGGTTCGGGTTCCTGACGCTGCTTCTGGGCTTTATGACGCTTCGCCAACTGCTCACCGTCCAGACGGCGACCACCGGAATCGAGGAACTCCCCGGCCTCATCGTGAGCGCGCTCACCCTGCTTACGGTGTACTACCTCTCCGAGTACGTCGACGAGGAGGCAGCGATCAAAACGCAACTGCAGTCGGCGAACGATCGCCTCCGGAGCTTCCGCAAGGCGATCGAACACGCCGGGCACGCGATCTTTCTCACTGATCCGGACGGCACCATCGAGTACGCGAATCCGGCCGTCGAGACGGTCACTGGATACGAGCCGGACGAGGTGGTCGGCGAGAACCCGCGGCTCTGGCAGTCGGGCGAACACGACGAGGCGTTCTACGCGGGGCTCTGGGAGCAGATAGAGTCCGGATCAGTCTGGGAGGGTGAACTGACGAACCGCCGGAAGTCGGGAGAGCTCTGCTGGGTCGACGCGACGATCGCCCCGATCACAGAAGACGGAGACGTCGATCGTTACGTCGCGATCGAGCGCGACGTCACAGAACGAAAGGAACGCGAGATGCGAATCGAGGACCAAAACGAGCGCCTGACGCTGTTAAACAACACGAACGCGATGCTTCGCGACGTCAACCGCGAACTCGTCTCCGCGTCGACCCGGGAGGAGATCGAGTCCGCGGTGTGCACGCAGTTCGCTTCCTCGGACCTCTTCGACGCGGCGTGGATCGGCACTCGGGGCCTCGTCGACGACACGGTGGCCCCGCGCTCGCGGGCCGGCATCGACGCCGACGCGCTCGATCGCCACATCGAGACGCTGTGCGCCGCCGATCCCACCCCGATCACGGAGGCGTTAGACGGGGAAACGACCGTCGTCGCCGACGTCGAAAGCGACGCGGAGGCCGAAACGCGGAGCGTCGTCGTCCCGCTCGCGTACCGCGGCGCGGAGTACGGCGTTCTCGTCGTGGTGACGCGGGACCCGAGCGCGTTCGACCTGCTCGAAGGACCCCTCTTCGCGGAGCTCGGCAGCACCGTCGCGGATGCGATAAGCGCCGTCGAGAGCAAACAGACGCTCGCCGCGGACAGCGTGACCGAACTGGAGTTCCAGTTGCGGGGCATCGACGAGCCGCTGGCGACAATGGCGGCACAGCTCGACTGCACCGTCACGGTCGAGCACGTCGGCTGTACCCGCGACGGCACCCACGTCCAGTACGTCACCGTCGACGCCGACTCAGACGCCGTCGCCGCACACACCGACGAGTCGGACCACGTCGAAACCGCACAGCACATGTACAGCTACGAGGACCGGTCGCTGTTCCGCCTCGCCGTCGACGAGCGATCGATCGTCGCGACGCTGGCGCAGTACGGAGCGGAGATCGGAACGCTCTCGATCAGCGGGTCGAGCGGACAGCTGATCGCACGCGTCGCCAGCTCGAACGACATCCGAACCGTCGTCAACGCGCTCCGGACGGCGTACGACGACCTGACACTCGTCGCACAGCGCGAGCGCGACCGAGACGTCCGGACCGAGGCCGGCTTCCGGAAGCAGTTGGCCGCGGCGCTGACGGACCGACAGCGCGAGGCGGCACGCACCGCCTACTTCGCGGGCTTTTTCGACTGGCCCCGCGAGCACACCGGCGAGGAAGTCGCGTCGATGATGGACATCTCACAGACGACGTTCACCCAGCACCTGCGCGCAGCCGAAAACAAGCTCTTCGCCGCGCTGTTCGACGACGCGATGACCGGCGAGGCGGGGTGAGACGCGCCCTCAAATTGCTGCCAACACGACCTGAAGTCCCTTCGGGAGCATGACCCCGACGAGCAGTTGCGTCCACATCGTGAAGGTCGCCGGATACTCCCGGGTGTTGGTGACGTGCCTGACCCGCTCGTGATATCGGTCAAGCTCTGTCGGCGGGTCGGCCATGTCGATCTCGCGGATATCCCACGCCTCAAACTCCTCGCGCGCTTCCTCGTTTAACGTCTTGAGAACTCGCCGCTTGTTCTCGGTCATACACCGGTGAAGCACGTAGATTCCGAACACCATCGCTCCCACACCGAGCGCCCACGCGGACGTGAACAAGACGTTCACCGCTAGGCCGGGCGGGTCAAACGCCTCGTATTGCAGCGCGCCTTGGATGATGTGGGGGGCGTAGGTCGCGATCGCGTAGGCACACAACCCGAGCATCAAAAGGTAGTACGACTGTTTGAGCAGTTCTCCGAGCGGTCGCATGCCTCCAACGTTCTGCGGATCGAGAAAATCCAGTTCGATATCAGACCGCTTGATCCGCAGCGGGAGAGATATCTGAATAGAGAGGTACGTGCTCAAAAACACGGCTAAGACCGGAACGTATCCGAACGGCGTGATCACGACGAACCGGAACACACGAGCGGGACCGCCTGCCGAATATATCTGGGAGACGGTGAGGATCCCGAGCGCGTTATAGAGCGTGAACGCGATCCCCGCACCGACGAGCCCCCATGTGAGTCGCGGCGGGACAAGCGGTGACGGCAGGTCGTCGTACTCGAAGAGCAGGCTGTGTTCTCGCGCCCGGTCGTAGCTGTCGTACAGCGAGTACACAGCTACTGCGCCGCCTACGAGAACCACCGGACGGAGCAGCCACAACGGGTTGTCGACGAACGCGATCGGCCGGCCGACCGCCACGTTGTACGCCTGTAGCAGTACCACTTCCACCAGGACGACCGCGAGCGCATACCAGACGAGCAAGGGGACCTCGCCTGAAAACGGTAGCTGTAGATCACTGCGGGTGCCGAGATAGCTATCGGCGAGCCGATCGAACACCGGTTTGTCCGCCGTCATCGTATTAGCCTCATCCACAGTACGGATGATAGGTTTTACCAACGTATCCCGTGGTCGCCCCGATCAGCGGCGGGGCTCTCTGAGTGCGACCTCGTCTCCCTGCTCGGTCGGGAACGGCGTCTCGTCGCCTGCACCCGGTCCGCCACCCCCGAACTCGTCCCACTCCTCGTCGGTGACGAGCGCGTCGTCGAGTCGATCGATGAGGGCGTCGTCGTCCACGTCAGTGCCGATAACGACGTACTCCGTCAGCCGGTCGCCGTGCTCGTCGTCCCAGTCGAGTTCCGGGCGGTTCGACCGAAGCATGTCGCGCTCGACCGCGGGGAGGCTCGCTATCCACGGACCGAGCGCCTCGACGCGGACCGACCGTCCGGCCTGTCCGACCTGCTGACGCTGGTCCGTCCCGGCGACCCAGAGCGTCCCCTTCGAGCGGACCACGTCGTCCGGAAGGTCGCGGAGGAGCGCGGCGATCCGCTCCGGGTGGAACGGCCGTCGGCGACGGTAGGTGAACGAGGTGACGCCGTAGACTTCGTCGGGATGGCGGTGGTCGTGGCCGCCGTGAGCGTCGCCGTCGCTCTCGTGTGCGTGATCGCCGTCGTCTCTCGCCTCGTCGAGCGCACGCTTCCACCCCGGGAGGTCGCCGACCTCGCCCTCGTCGAAGATCCCCACGTCGAGAATCCGGTCCGGGTCGACGGCGGCGAACTCGGTCACGATCGTCTCGGCGCTCGGTTGGAGCGCCTCGACGAGGCCGACCGCCTCCTCGATCTCCGCGTCCGTACAGAGGTCCGCTTTGTTGCACACGACCACGTTCGATACCTCGATCTGCTCGACGAGGAGGTCGGAGAGCGGACGGTCGTCGGCGGCGTCGGGATCGGTCCGCCGCTCGGGGACGTCCGCTCCCGAGAAGGCGTCGATGAACTGCCGCGTGTCGATCACGGTGACGAGCGCGTCGACCCGATAGCGGGCGGCCGCGCGCGACTCCGTGGTGAACAGCCGCGCGACCGGCGCGGGCTCGGAGATGCCCGAGGACTCGACGACCAAGGCGTCGAAGCTGCGCTCGTTCGCGAGCCGCACGACCGCGGTCTCCAGGTCGTCTTGTAGCTCACAACAGATACAGCCGTTCGACAGCTCCGTGACGCCCTCGACGTCGACCTCCGACTCCTCTGCGATCAGGTCGGCGTCGACGTTCACGTCTCCCATGTCGTTGACGAGGACGGCGATGTCGCGGTCGCCGGCGGTAGAGAGGAGATGGTTCAAAAGCGTCGTCTTGCCCGCCCCGAGGCTCCCCGAGAGCACGGTCACCGGGATCCGATCGGTCATGCGATCCGTTCTGTCGGCCGCCCTCTTCAACTCCTCGCCGCTGGACGGCTCAGCCACTCGGCCGCGGACATGGAGTCGGTCGTCGTCCACTGAAAGCCGATACGTTGATACGTTCGGCCCACCGACCGCGGACCATGTTCCAGTACCTCTCCGCGGTCGGCGTCGCGGCGGTCGTCGCGACGATACTGATGGTCACCGCCATGCTGTATCTCGTCTGGGGCGCTATCACGAACGACGTTCACTCCCCGTCCCCGGACACCGGGGACGCCCCAGAACTCGACGAGGGATCGGAGACCGCGGACTCGACGGACGCCCAAGGCGAACTGACGGCCGACGGCAACTCGGCTTGACATCTTCTCCGAGCTGACGCGCGAGACGTTCTCCTCGATTCTCCGCGATCGAGCGCGGTCGTAGACGGGATCTCGTCTTCTTTTTTTTTCGCACGGGAGCCTCAATGAGAGGTCTACCCCCGGTACTGAAGTGTACCGAACTGGCTACACTACGAACGCAATGGTTCTGGAACACACCGCCGGGTGCGCGTAATGAGCAGTAGCCAGACTCGATCGCCGGAAGCCGAACTCGGGCTGCTCGACGCCACCATGATCGGGATGGGCGCGATGATCGGGGCTGGCATCTTCGTTCTCACGGGACTCGCGTCCGAAATCGCCGGACCGGCGGCGATCGTCGTCTTCGCGCTGAACGGCGTCGTCACGGCGTTCACCGGGCTCTCGTACGCCGAACTCGCCGCGTCGATCCCGAAAAGCGGCGGCGGGTACGCGTTCGTCCGCGAGATATTCGACGACCTGTCGTCGTTCATGATGGGGTGGATGCTCTGGTTCGCGTACATGATCGCCGGCGCGCTGTACGCGCTCGGATTCGCGCCGAACTTCCTCGAACTGCTGCACGTCTACGGACTGGTTCCGCCGCCGGCGCAGGTGGGAGCGATCGCCGTTCCGGTCGTCGACGTGGCCGTCCCGATCGCGTTCCTGCTGGCGTTCGTCGCGGTGCTCGGCCTGGTGGCACTCAACGCCGTCTCGACGGCGGCGAGCGGAAGCGCAGAGACCATCTTCACCATCGTCAAGGTGTGTATTCTCGTGGTGTTCGTCGGGTTCGGGTTTGCGTCGCCGATGTTTTCCGGAGCCGAGTTTCAACCCTTATTTCCCGACGGCAACGGCGCGGCCGCGGTCCTGCCGGCTATGGGCCTCACGTTCATCGCGTTCGAGGGATACGACCTCATCACCACCGTCACGGAAGAAGTCGAAAATCCCCGCGAGAACATTCCGAAAGCGATCTTCCTCAGCCTCGCGGCGACCGTGGTCGTTTACCTGTCCGTCGTGACGGTCGCCGTCGGAACGCTCGGGGCCGCCGGGCTCGCGGACGCCGGTGAGGCCGGTATCGCCACCGCGGCGACCTCGTTCATGCCGACCGGGTTACCGATCATCCAGAACGGCGGGGCGCTCATCGTCTTCGGGGCGGTGTTCTCGACTTTGACCGCGCTGAACGCGGTCGTGATCGCCTCCTCGCGGGTCGCGTTCTCGATGGGGCGGGAGGGACAGTTGCTCCCCTCGTTCGGCCAGATCCACCACCGCTACGGGACGCCGTTCGTCGCGATCCTCGCCAGTGCGGTCGTGATGCTCGGGTCGGTGGCGCTGCCGACACAGAGCGCCGGAAACA carries:
- a CDS encoding molecular chaperone, which encodes MSAHTNDAADPDDASDANDPGDPDDANATDGPDGAALATARARLYGLLAAAFDGETETIAEAFERDAFTAVADALPIDGEQAIPGGDGHDADSLAIGYDTLFVVPGSHYVPPFASAHAADPSEEFESDSRYHTAGEAGELLGDPAADMAQLYAAAGFSPRRGDGIPDHVAACFEFMRALCEREATLLEGGGDGPAVEAVCDLQAQTLSRLGWLDRFDEAVAEQDTAEGVFAGITRLARTFAAWDASEVVAQSDDRPSDTEHA
- a CDS encoding 4Fe-4S dicluster domain-containing protein, encoding MSTADDGDVFPGVPDVGKADLDAMVEDERPDPRAELADVEADTDLGVAMAEDAKRVARGEITGDEYWEKYDEAAADEFGEAYRETPNPAVDAGDQTVSTETAESLSCAVGSMDTVSTESAQVDAEDDAGGGIGAGDETWGMVIDLQKCVGCDSCTVACKSENRTPPGVSYNVVMEEEHGEFPNVTRTNVPRPCMQCDNPPCVQVCPVSATYKMDDGVVNIDYDRCIGCRYCNIACPYGARYFDFGENYDDEVDGAGEVTSPEYGVDRGPREEGKSPIGNIRKCSFCTHRLERGEEPACVETCIGDARNMGDLDNPESEVAKMADSSRAFQLKEDEGTDPNVYYLK
- a CDS encoding molybdopterin-dependent oxidoreductase, translating into MSADDSDGDGATVSRRDLIKAVGSIGVIAAASNAAVDVDVDELWTDDEHHYVGDEYGEYDASDVIHTTCGQCNTFCPIKVQLADGSGTGEYSSLVRKLAGNPYSFLNTQPFSQVPYGSDPGDVAMGDVEGSGDVDTDRWSLSGGRICLKGQAGIQTAFDSYRVRKPMKRVGPRGSGEWKTVSWEQALQDIVEGDDELGHPGLEDIWGYVPKEDVMSDWEAVQNGELSKSAFDERYADVLIDTDHPDLGPKSNQIVDVGGFRRNFIRNRLWHQGLGSINSIHHAGTCGVSSVMGNVRSHAAQKKRQYPDIDNCEYLIAWGTNPMVANKGPTWLAPKLTNAIEDGMRMDVVDPRLSKTAEKADTWVPVEPGADGALALGMARWIIENDRHDLTYLQNPSQSAASEDDEPTWSDATHLVLVDEPAGPKARAGDLGLVPEDADTADDFVVLDADTGEPRPASEVDTAVLDVDVSLEDAAVRSVWNQYRERVFEHTVEEYAEMAGVPAEQIAEIADEFTSHGKRAAIMAYRGPAKHTNGFYNTRAIATLQHLIGNYDWKGGQITPYAGYNTMSGRYDLGSVPDGHSPWGIPLLRGGVNYEDTSLFERDGGYPAKRPWFPVAPPQATQELYGSAADEYPYGVEALFIRPYSNNHVMAVAGGDEIPSILRDTDAIPLIVASDTVIGETSQYADYILPEPTYLERWENFGTYPNKRLADEKISQPAVSVVPDARPFEDVLIDLWSELGLPGVGEDAIADAEGDLWPLERAEDFYVKLAANIAYDRDPVPDASADERRVFRESHESGLGDQFDLDRWKAAVTDEEWPKVVTVLNRGGRFEEPAEGYDEAFGEHGHDYDYAERTRDSNAYDGEHMRYKLESRVDFYSEVVPNGKHSFTGERFDPLPKVDDVEHYDGTVQAAVRGDDERERPLRLINWKPRTQGMHRTQNSPWLRETRPENPVWINPRDAEERGIENGDEIALDAGRETVDAVAMVTSGIRPGVVGAMWGWGRTGDGATAETVDGETRSAVEADGHSDYQFDEPMTEEAGYAKGRDAGFAINHVQPLDEELGDTGLSDLVGGSNAQYDAFVDVERR
- the nrfD gene encoding NrfD/PsrC family molybdoenzyme membrane anchor subunit, translating into MATQHTRFDFDPGFEDGRLRVAWYAFVIALVAVGAYATYLRITGGMASTNLTSIVPWGAWVAFYIYFVGLSAGAFLVSTMANVFEVEGMHRIDRDALFAAIISMAVALLFVWIDLGRMDRMYFPFLWRQLTSALSWEVHAYVAYIGILVTELYFSMRIDLARVANRTSGLKEQFYATLALGRLDTSEASQAFDQRWLKRAGVVGIPLAIFMVHGGTGVLFAVSKARPYWNSGLFPVIFVISALLSGTALVMLIYVLRTRLFDGEAVNPDLLDRLAQLLIGFIVVDAALTAIETFIAIASLHPHEIETWNVIMYGPMSWSFWWFMVGFSWVFPMVLLSKRSWRRTPGVMVIAGLSVVIGIIAVRFNIVVPAQIMPVMEGLPHGAYFPTLVEWGTSIGMIGVGLLLYTLGAETLPLTPLSGGDHE